Proteins encoded together in one Carya illinoinensis cultivar Pawnee chromosome 3, C.illinoinensisPawnee_v1, whole genome shotgun sequence window:
- the LOC122303883 gene encoding uncharacterized protein LOC122303883 — MLSEGDKVSSSVSSSSIVNHTLRINPICNCGSPASLRTSNTPRNPGRSFFGCSKYNTKGLPHCNFFIRADSGKEMENDLMKVFIEILMKKEELQKTHEELQKTHEEVRQLLQLFRRREEEVRTMMEEVRHCSEEVRRRDGEIVKREVEVRRQRTHIRICVAVSILLYLYFIRSL; from the exons ATGTTATCTGAGGGAGATAAGGTATCATCGTCAGTTTCTTCATCTTCTATTGTTAATCATACTTTGAGAATCAACCCAATTTGCAATTGTGGGTCACCTGCTTCACTTAGAACATCGAACACGCCAAGAAATCCGGGCCGATCATTCTTTGGGTGTTCAAAATACAATACCAAG GGATTACCACATTGCAACTTTTTCATACGGGCAGATAGTGGTAAGGAAATGGAGAATGACCTTATGAAAGTATTCATTGAGATTTTGATGAAGAAGGAAGAGCTCCAGAAAACACATGAAGAGTTGCAGAAAACACATGAAGAGGTTCGCCAATTATTGCAACTTTttcgaagaagagaggaagaggtgcGAACAATGATGGAAGAGGTTCGACATTGTTCGGAAGAGGTTCGCCGTAGAGATGGCGAAATTGTCAAGCGGGAGGTGGAAGTCCGGCGTCAACGCACACATATTCGTATATGTGTGGCAGtttctattttactttatttgtaCTTTATACGATCGCTTTGA
- the LOC122304520 gene encoding protein FAR1-RELATED SEQUENCE 5-like, with the protein MEKGKDHAYPITRSTADSTTNPSTNPPSQMIAIPFYPLGSTSPTANPSTNLPTQVIPIPCYPDFSNYMHGCHPPMPNAWLPPFFERPEASASTQTSQGNPLPPCESNLNPSSGLHSASSSHVDETQDPTPESTGKSMDTVIGGSDDLSGPHDNVPQTEGADIVEEPKLGMVFKSEEDLLSYYKRYGQQCGFGIMTQRSHRFEDGSLRYVTLGCARGGKARNRTSNVARPRPTSKTDCKARINVTLERGVLKVNSVDNSHNHGLSPQKSRFFRCNREVSESVKRVLDINDQAGIRMNKSFASLVQEAGGFENLPFNEKDCRNYIDKARHLQLGKGGAGALREYFARMQYKNDGFFSLMDMDDDGRLRNVFWADARSRAAYKYFGDVVTFDTTYLTNRYGMPFAPFVGVNHHGQSILLGAGLISSEDTETFTWLFQTWCNCMDGEAPKAIITDQDRAMKNAISLVFPNSRHRFCLWHILKKLPEKLGSHGEFKTGLKTGLLNCVYDSHTVEEFEGSWEVLITKYNLQDNAWLKSLYAERTYWAPVFMKDVFWAGMSTTQRSESMNAFFDGYVHAKTNLKEFVDQFDNALRKKIENESAADFQSFNVTIPVVSPSPLEKTFQDIYTCNKFREVQKEVIGMLATLPTLHRKDGVIAIYNVEDEVNVDDFIKEVTHTVYFNEAECEVKCSCALFEMRGVLCRHVLGIMRVNKVRSVPEKYILDRWRKDIKRTYTLIRSSYDGVDERPEVCRYSRIIKKCNEVATNASSCDEHTEDMLAKLDAMNLGYRTNKPPSKVNVTTTAVPTTTATSKNVLSPHVVRGKGRPPSLRKKFMIEHIKPTTKKATQKGKRKQPHGVEGEVLGTRRNLFGSTVVGTQQSVTFQPPQNTTEVLDFSVTELDFAVNETQESMQLHPDGTQLDHEGSMAILHLLSYIECLIMMLKISTCGKNTLACLVEY; encoded by the exons atggagaaagggaaggaCCATGCATATCCTATAACACGTTCTACAGCAGATTCCACAACAAATCCATCCACAAATCCTCCCTCCCAG ATGATAGCAATACCATTCTATCCACTGGGATCGACGTCTCCAACTGCAAATCCATCAACCAATCTACCAACCCAG GTGATACCAATACCATGTTACCCGGATTTTTCAAACTATATGCATGGTTGCCATCCACCAATGCCAAATGCGTGGTTACCCCCATTTTTCGAGCGTCCTGAAGCCAGTGCATCTACACAAACTAGTCAG GGAAACCCGTTGCCCCCATGCGAGTCGAATCTTAACCCTTCGAGTGGTCTACACTCTGCAAGTTCAAGCCATGTTGATGAAACCCAAGATCCCACACCTGAGTCTACTGGAAAAAGTATGGATACTGTTATTGGGGGGAGTGATGATCTGTCTGGACCACATGATAATGTGCCCCAAACTGAGGGGGCCGATATTGTTGAGGAGCCGAAATTGGGAATGGTGTTTAAATCTGAAGAGGACTTATTGTCTTATTATAAAAGATATGGGCAACAATGCGGTTTTGGGATAATGACTCAGAGGAGCCATAGGTTTGAGGATGGGAGCCTGAGATATGTCACATTGGGTTGTGCCAGGGGTGGGAAGGCACGGAACCGTACGTCTAATGTTGCCAGGCCACGTCCGACATCAAAGACAGACTGTAAGGCAAGAATAAATGTGACGTTAGAAAGAGGTGTGTTAAAGGTGAACAGTGTAGATAATTCCCATAATCACGGCTTAAGTCCACAAAAGTCGAGATTTTTTCGCTGCAATAGAGAAGTGAGCGAGTCTGTTAAGAGAGTGTTAGACATAAATGATCAAGCTGGGATAagaatgaacaagagttttgCCTCTCTTGTGCAAGAAGCGGGTGGGTTTGAGAACTTGCCATTCAATGAAAAGGACTGTCGGaattatattgacaaggcaCGCCACCTTCAACTTGGGAAAGGTGGTGCTGGAGCCCTCCGTGAGTATTTTGCGCGGATGCAATACAAAAATGACGGATTCTTTTCACTAATGGATATGGATGATGACGGGCGGTTGAGGAATGTATTCTGGGCGGATGCACGAAGTAGGGCAGCCTacaaatattttggtgatgttgTGACCTTCGACACGACCTATTTGACAAACAGATATGGGATGCCGTTTGCACCGTTTGtgggtgtaaaccaccatggacAGTCGATATTGTTGGGCGCAGGATTAATTTCTAGTGAGGATACAGAAACGTTTACATGGTTATTTCAGACCTGGTGTAATTGTATGGACGGTGAAGCTCCCAAGGCTATTATCACGGACCAAGATAGagccatgaaaaatgcaataagccttGTCTTTCCAAACAGTCGACACAGATTTTGCTTATGGcacattttgaaaaagttgccTGAGAAGCTAGGTTCACATGGTGAATTCAAAACTGGGTTGAAAACTGGGTTGTTAAATTGTGTGTATGACTCTCACACAGTTGAGGAGTTTGAGGGGTCTTGGGAAGTGTTAATTACGAAGTACAACTTGCAGGATAATGCTTGGTTGAAAAGTTTATATGCTGAGCGTACGTATTGGGCACCGGTATTCATGAAAGATGTTTtctgggctggaatgagtacaacccaaAGAAGCGAGAGTATGAATGCGTTTTTCGACGGGTATGTTCATGCTAAGacaaacttaaaagagtttgtCGATCAGTTCGATAATgcattgaggaagaagattgagaatgaaagtGCGGCGGACTTCCAGTCATTCAATGTTACAATTCCCGTCGTCTCCCCCTCTCCACTTGAGAAGACTTTTCAAGACATATACACTTGCaataaatttagagaagttcaAAAAGAAGTAATAGGGATGCTTGCAACTCTTCCAACTCTACACAGGAAGGATGGTGTAATTGCAATATACaatgtagaagatgaagtgaaTGTTGATGATTTCATCAAGGAGGTTACCCACACGGTGTATTTTAATGAGGCTGAATGTGAGGTGAAGTGTTCATGTGccttgtttgagatgagaggggTATTGTGTAGGCATGTATTGGGCATTATGAGAGTTAACAAAGTCCGCTCGGTGCCAGAAAAGTACATACTAGATCGATGGCGGAAAGACATAAAGAGAACTTACACTCTTATACGAAGTAGTTACGATGGGGTTGATGAGAGGCCTGAAGTATGCAGATATTCACGTATCATCAAGAAATGCAACGAAGTAGCCACAAATGCATCTTCATGTGATGAGCACACTGAGGATATGCTAGCTAAGTTAGATGCAATGAACTTAGGCTACCGCACGAACAAGCCGCCATCAAAGGTGAATGTTACAACAACTGCCGTGCCCACCACAACTGCCACTTCTAAGAATGTATTGAGTCCCCATGTAGTGAGAGGAAAAGGCAGACCGCCTTCTCTCAGGAAAAAATTCATGATTGAACATATTAAACCCACGACAAAGAAGGCTACTCAGAAAGGAAAACGTAAACAG CCGCATGGAGTAGAAGGCGAAGTTCTGGGAACTAGAAGGAATTTATTTGGTTCCACAGTTGTTGGGACACAACAAAGTGTCACATTTCAG CCTCCTCAAAACACTACCGAAGTGTTGGACTTTAGTGTCACCGAGCTAGACTTTGCGGTGAATGAGACGCAAGAAAGT ATGCAACTTCATCCGGATGGAACCCAGCTTGATCATGAAGGAAGTATGGCAATTTTGCATCTATTATCATACATAGAATGTTTAATCATGATGCTCAAGATATCTACTTGTGGAAAAAATACACTTGCATGTTTGGTGGAGTATTGA